A genomic region of Limnohabitans curvus contains the following coding sequences:
- a CDS encoding DNA-directed RNA polymerase subunit alpha, translating into MQTNLLKPKNIHVEQLGHNRAKVTLEPFERGYGHTLGNALRRVLLSSMVGYAVTEVTIAGVVHEYSSIDGVQEDVVNILLNLKGVVFKMHNRDEVTLSLRKDGEGAVTAADIQVPHDVEIINPEHVIANLSHGGKIDIQLKVETGRGYVPGTVRRYGEEPSKSIGRIVLDASFSPVSRVSYSVENARVEQRTDLDRLVMEIETNGAITAEDAVRASSKILVEQLAVFAQLEGDAINGIMEAAAPRGGQQFDPILLRPVDELELTVRSANCLKAENIYYIGDLIQRTENELLKTPNLGRKSLNEIKEVLASRGLTLGMKLESWPPAGLERR; encoded by the coding sequence ATGCAAACGAACTTGCTGAAACCAAAAAATATTCACGTCGAGCAATTGGGTCACAACCGCGCCAAGGTCACCTTGGAGCCGTTTGAGCGTGGCTATGGCCACACGTTGGGCAATGCCCTGCGTCGCGTTTTGTTGTCTTCCATGGTTGGTTATGCCGTGACTGAAGTCACCATCGCTGGCGTAGTGCACGAATACTCGTCCATCGACGGCGTGCAAGAAGACGTGGTCAACATTTTGTTGAACCTCAAAGGCGTTGTGTTCAAGATGCACAACCGCGATGAAGTCACTTTGAGCTTGCGCAAAGACGGCGAAGGCGCTGTCACTGCTGCAGACATTCAAGTGCCTCACGATGTTGAAATCATCAACCCTGAGCACGTGATTGCTAATTTGTCGCACGGCGGCAAGATCGACATTCAACTCAAAGTTGAAACAGGCCGTGGCTATGTGCCAGGTACTGTGCGTCGTTATGGTGAAGAGCCAAGCAAGTCCATCGGCCGTATCGTGTTGGACGCATCGTTCTCACCTGTGAGCCGCGTGAGCTACAGCGTTGAAAACGCCCGCGTTGAACAACGTACCGACCTCGACCGTTTGGTCATGGAAATCGAAACCAACGGTGCCATCACTGCAGAAGACGCTGTGCGCGCTTCTTCAAAGATTTTGGTTGAGCAACTGGCTGTGTTCGCACAGTTGGAAGGCGACGCCATCAACGGCATCATGGAAGCAGCTGCACCACGCGGTGGCCAACAGTTCGATCCGATCTTGTTGCGCCCTGTTGATGAGTTGGAATTGACCGTTCGTTCGGCCAACTGCTTGAAAGCAGAAAACATCTATTACATCGGTGACCTGATTCAGCGCACTGAAAACGAGTTGCTCAAGACCCCTAACCTGGGTCGTAAGTCACTTAACGAAATCAAAGAAGTTCTCGCTTCTCGTGGTTTGACCTTGGGCATGAAGCTCGAGAGCTGGCCACCTGCAGGTTTAGAGCGTCGTTGA
- the rplQ gene encoding 50S ribosomal protein L17, with translation MRHGHGLRKLNRTTSHRLAMLRNMMNSLIEHEAIKTTLPKAKELRRVIEPMITLAKEPTVANRRLAFDRLRDRDSVVKLFNELGPRFKTRPGGYTRILKMGFRVGDNAPMAYVELVDRAEVSEASSTETAA, from the coding sequence ATGCGTCACGGACACGGACTTCGCAAACTTAACCGCACAACATCACATCGTTTGGCGATGTTGCGCAACATGATGAATTCGCTCATCGAGCACGAAGCCATCAAAACCACATTGCCTAAAGCCAAAGAATTGCGTCGCGTCATCGAGCCGATGATCACTTTGGCGAAAGAGCCTACCGTTGCAAACCGCCGCTTGGCATTCGACCGCTTGCGCGATCGTGACAGCGTTGTGAAGTTGTTCAACGAATTGGGCCCACGTTTCAAGACACGTCCAGGTGGTTACACCCGTATTTTGAAAATGGGTTTCCGCGTGGGCGACAACGCACCAATGGCTTATGTTGAATTGGTAGACCGCGCAGAAGTTTCTGAGGCATCTTCTACCGAAACAGCCGCTTAA
- a CDS encoding alpha/beta fold hydrolase: MVEIKRIEAQSQRIVQAYAWGEVVWHVWGTHQAAPSSTHASSHEAPLVLLHGGSGSWTHWLRNVEHIAQYRPVWVLDIPGFGDSSVPPDVWDADGLVPYLAEILKATFDVRAVDVMAFSFGGMTVGLLAAAHPECIRSMVLVGVPGLGLFGQTLPMRGMTVDMDAAAQRDVHRHNLNAMMFAHADSVTEDVIDLQQANVGRDRMRRRRIARTDVLAKAQARWTCPVHGVWGAQDALYERTLSQVPKVLTRLTSFTVVPDAGHWVMFERPDAFHAVVDPLLQGR, encoded by the coding sequence ATGGTCGAAATCAAACGGATTGAGGCGCAATCGCAGCGCATCGTTCAAGCCTACGCTTGGGGTGAGGTCGTGTGGCACGTTTGGGGGACGCATCAGGCGGCTCCGAGCTCTACACATGCATCTTCACATGAGGCGCCCTTGGTGCTTTTGCACGGCGGCTCAGGCAGCTGGACGCACTGGCTGCGCAATGTGGAACACATCGCCCAATATCGTCCCGTTTGGGTGTTAGACATCCCCGGGTTTGGTGACTCCAGCGTGCCGCCTGACGTCTGGGATGCCGATGGGCTTGTGCCTTATCTAGCCGAAATATTGAAAGCAACATTTGATGTTCGTGCCGTCGATGTCATGGCCTTTTCATTTGGCGGCATGACGGTCGGATTGCTTGCCGCGGCGCACCCCGAATGCATTCGCAGCATGGTGCTGGTGGGGGTTCCTGGTTTGGGCCTGTTTGGACAAACATTGCCGATGCGCGGCATGACAGTGGACATGGATGCTGCAGCACAGCGCGACGTGCACCGACACAACCTCAATGCCATGATGTTTGCGCATGCAGACAGCGTCACAGAAGACGTGATCGATTTGCAGCAAGCCAATGTGGGCCGTGATCGGATGCGCCGCCGTCGTATCGCGCGCACGGATGTGTTGGCGAAAGCCCAGGCACGCTGGACGTGTCCTGTGCATGGCGTCTGGGGCGCTCAAGATGCTCTGTACGAAAGAACGTTGTCGCAAGTGCCAAAGGTGTTGACGCGCCTGACATCATTCACCGTGGTACCTGATGCTGGGCACTGGGTGATGTTCGAGCGACCCGATGCGTTTCATGCTGTGGTGGATCCACTGCTGCAAGGTCGATAA
- a CDS encoding DUF1840 domain-containing protein: MLYKFKSKATGDLIMLEPQGKHILKLIGKESGAQGIILPNEMLGAIEALNAAVAQEELAHQTAKEAAQSGNVQEEGAAPATSGLRTISLKQRVVPFIDMLRRAHAEDKEVVWGV; encoded by the coding sequence ATGCTGTACAAATTCAAATCAAAAGCCACAGGCGATCTGATCATGCTGGAGCCGCAAGGCAAACACATTCTCAAGCTGATTGGCAAAGAATCGGGAGCCCAAGGCATCATCTTGCCCAATGAAATGTTGGGTGCTATTGAGGCCTTGAATGCTGCCGTAGCGCAAGAAGAGTTGGCGCATCAAACCGCCAAAGAAGCCGCTCAAAGTGGCAATGTGCAGGAGGAGGGCGCAGCGCCCGCGACCAGCGGTCTGCGCACCATCAGCTTAAAGCAACGTGTTGTGCCCTTCATCGACATGCTGCGCCGCGCACATGCGGAAGACAAAGAGGTGGTTTGGGGTGTTTGA
- a CDS encoding serine/threonine protein kinase, which produces MRKTKRWFGVFDDTPTHHAYEALTPDVVLDALSDLGLEVDGRLTALSSYENRVYQVMLDDNASVVAKFYRPERWTDAQILEEHSFAAELMADEVPLVGPLMLHGKTLHHAHGFAFSVSPRRGGRMPELDDAEVLEWIGRFIARIHNVGAQHNFATRPTLSVNTFAIESRDWLMAHRIIPMDQQTEWLAVCNQAIDMAQEKFAMHPPDHIRLHGDCHPGNILWTPTDLPNGGPHFVDLDDARMGPAIQDVWMLLSGDRAQRTQQLSMLLDGYEQMRELNRSELALIEPLRTLRLIHYSAWLARRKDDPAFAQHFSWFGSSDYWAGQTHMLVEQCEAMQEEPLYV; this is translated from the coding sequence ATGCGGAAGACAAAGAGGTGGTTTGGGGTGTTTGATGACACGCCCACGCACCATGCCTACGAAGCACTCACGCCCGATGTGGTGTTGGATGCATTGTCCGATTTGGGGCTCGAAGTCGATGGTCGACTCACCGCTTTGAGTTCGTACGAAAACCGTGTGTACCAAGTCATGCTCGATGACAACGCCTCGGTGGTTGCCAAGTTTTATCGGCCAGAGCGTTGGACGGACGCGCAGATTTTGGAAGAGCATAGTTTTGCCGCAGAGTTGATGGCAGACGAAGTGCCACTGGTGGGCCCTCTCATGCTGCACGGCAAAACCTTGCATCACGCGCATGGGTTTGCATTCAGCGTCAGTCCGCGTCGTGGGGGACGTATGCCTGAGCTAGACGATGCGGAAGTGTTGGAGTGGATTGGCCGCTTCATCGCGCGTATTCATAACGTCGGCGCGCAACACAACTTTGCAACACGCCCCACCTTGAGTGTGAATACGTTTGCTATTGAGTCGCGTGATTGGTTGATGGCGCACCGCATCATCCCGATGGACCAACAAACCGAATGGCTGGCGGTCTGCAACCAGGCCATTGACATGGCACAAGAGAAATTTGCAATGCATCCTCCGGACCACATCCGCCTGCATGGCGACTGCCACCCCGGCAATATTTTGTGGACGCCCACTGACTTACCCAACGGTGGTCCGCACTTTGTCGATTTAGACGATGCACGCATGGGCCCTGCCATTCAAGATGTGTGGATGTTGCTCAGTGGCGATCGTGCGCAACGCACACAACAACTGTCGATGCTGTTAGATGGCTACGAACAAATGCGTGAACTCAATCGCAGCGAGCTGGCCTTGATTGAACCGCTGCGCACCTTGCGCTTGATTCACTACAGCGCTTGGTTGGCACGTCGCAAGGACGATCCTGCGTTCGCACAGCACTTCTCATGGTTTGGCAGCAGTGACTACTGGGCGGGGCAAACGCACATGTTGGTGGAGCAATGCGAAGCCATGCAAGAAGAACCGCTCTACGTTTAA
- a CDS encoding haloacid dehalogenase type II, with the protein MDTPYPALLDDLKANTHVLAFDIFGTVVDWHGSIVREVQALYPSVDANAFALAWRAGYQPAMARVRSGELGWTRIDELHRLILDDLLPRFGLAHLSEAERVHLNRVWHRLDAWPDSVAGLLRLKKKFTICSLSNGNLGLLTNMAKRAGLPWDCILSAEVFRAYKPDPATYLGVAQTFDVQPHQVMLCAAHHDDLEGARACGLRTAYIERPLEFGASQPKDVSPQAGNDLHVRDIHALADALGC; encoded by the coding sequence ATGGACACCCCTTACCCCGCGTTGCTAGACGACTTGAAGGCCAACACACACGTGTTGGCCTTTGACATTTTTGGCACGGTCGTCGACTGGCATGGCAGCATCGTGCGCGAAGTGCAAGCGCTCTACCCCTCCGTCGATGCCAATGCGTTTGCCCTAGCTTGGCGAGCGGGCTATCAGCCGGCCATGGCTCGCGTGCGCTCTGGCGAGCTGGGCTGGACGCGCATTGATGAGCTACACCGTTTGATTCTGGATGACTTGTTGCCAAGGTTTGGCTTAGCGCATTTGAGTGAAGCCGAACGCGTGCACCTCAACCGCGTGTGGCATCGCTTAGACGCGTGGCCTGATAGCGTGGCGGGGCTGCTTCGCTTGAAAAAGAAATTCACCATTTGCAGCTTGTCGAATGGGAATCTAGGCCTACTGACGAACATGGCCAAGCGAGCGGGACTGCCATGGGATTGCATCTTGTCCGCCGAAGTGTTTCGCGCCTATAAGCCTGACCCCGCCACCTATCTGGGTGTGGCACAGACCTTTGATGTGCAGCCTCATCAAGTCATGCTCTGTGCTGCGCACCATGACGACTTAGAAGGTGCGAGAGCTTGTGGTTTGCGCACGGCCTACATCGAGCGGCCTTTGGAGTTTGGTGCATCGCAACCCAAAGATGTGTCGCCTCAGGCGGGCAACGATTTGCATGTGCGCGACATTCATGCGCTTGCCGATGCGTTGGGTTGCTAA
- the htpG gene encoding molecular chaperone HtpG has protein sequence MTKQTHSFQAEVSQLLHLVTHSLYSNKEIFLRELVSNASDACDKLRYEGLNNDALFEGNADLEVRVSFDKDARTLTIADNGIGMSQEEAIAHLGTIAKSGTREFMGKLSGDQKTDAKDQGALIGQFGVGFYSGYIVADRITVESRRAGLKASEGVRWSSTGTGDFEVETITQAERGTKIILHLRDDAEEYLSAWKLKSVINKYSDHISLPIRMRKEEWKEGENDQPGEMVLTDEWETINQANALWARAKKDVTDEQHNEFYKHISHDFEPPLAWSHNRVEGSTEYTQLLYIPSKAPMDLFNRDKKSGLKLYVKRVFIMDDAEALMPSYLRFIKGVVDSADLPLNVSRELLQESRDVKAIREGNTRRVLAVLEDLAKYDKAPVAGDDGVTDATTEGVTDVLSDEDKAKQGKYSQFYAEFGSVLKEGLGEDFANKDKLAKLLRFASTSTDAVTVSFADYKARMKEGQEAIYYITADSLAAAKNSPQLEVFRKKGIEVLLMTDRVDEWALNFVQEFDGTPLQSVAKGAVDLGSLQDEAEKKAAEDAAEAFKPVLAKLKEALKDKADDVRVTTRLVDSPACLVVKDHGMSMQLARMLKQAGQQAPEMKPILEVNAEHALVKKLGGDANPNFNDLAHILFDQALLAEGGLPEDPAAYVKRVNALLV, from the coding sequence ATGACCAAACAAACCCATTCCTTCCAAGCCGAAGTGTCGCAACTGCTGCACCTCGTCACGCATTCGCTGTATTCCAACAAAGAAATCTTCTTGCGCGAGCTGGTGTCCAACGCCTCTGACGCCTGCGACAAGCTGCGCTACGAAGGCCTAAACAACGATGCTTTGTTTGAAGGCAACGCAGACCTCGAAGTGCGCGTGAGCTTTGACAAAGACGCCCGCACCTTGACCATTGCTGACAACGGCATTGGCATGAGCCAAGAAGAAGCCATTGCCCACCTCGGCACGATTGCCAAGAGCGGCACACGCGAATTCATGGGCAAACTCAGCGGCGACCAAAAGACCGATGCCAAAGACCAAGGCGCTTTGATTGGCCAGTTTGGCGTGGGCTTTTATTCGGGCTACATCGTGGCGGACCGCATCACGGTGGAATCTCGCCGCGCAGGCTTGAAGGCCAGCGAGGGTGTGCGCTGGAGCAGCACCGGCACGGGTGACTTTGAGGTGGAGACCATCACCCAAGCGGAGCGTGGCACCAAGATCATCTTGCACTTGCGTGATGATGCCGAGGAATACCTGAGCGCTTGGAAGCTCAAGTCGGTCATCAACAAATACTCTGACCACATCTCGTTGCCTATCCGCATGCGCAAAGAAGAATGGAAAGAGGGAGAAAACGACCAACCCGGCGAAATGGTGTTGACCGATGAATGGGAAACCATCAACCAAGCCAACGCGCTGTGGGCTCGCGCGAAGAAAGATGTGACTGACGAACAGCACAACGAGTTCTACAAACACATCAGCCACGACTTCGAGCCACCTTTGGCTTGGAGCCACAACCGTGTGGAAGGCAGCACCGAGTACACACAGTTGCTGTACATCCCCAGCAAAGCGCCGATGGACTTGTTCAACCGCGACAAAAAGTCGGGCTTGAAGTTGTACGTGAAGCGCGTGTTCATCATGGACGACGCCGAAGCGCTGATGCCCTCTTACCTGCGCTTCATCAAAGGCGTGGTGGACTCAGCCGATTTGCCACTGAACGTGAGCCGTGAGTTGCTGCAAGAAAGCCGCGATGTGAAAGCCATTCGCGAAGGCAACACACGCCGCGTGTTGGCCGTGTTGGAAGACTTGGCCAAGTACGACAAAGCCCCCGTGGCGGGCGACGATGGCGTGACTGACGCGACAACCGAAGGTGTCACTGACGTTCTCAGCGACGAAGACAAAGCCAAGCAAGGCAAGTACAGCCAGTTCTACGCGGAGTTTGGCTCCGTGCTGAAAGAAGGCTTGGGCGAAGACTTTGCCAACAAAGACAAGCTCGCCAAGTTGTTGCGCTTTGCCAGCACCAGCACAGACGCTGTGACCGTGTCTTTCGCCGACTACAAAGCGCGCATGAAAGAAGGCCAAGAGGCCATCTACTACATCACCGCCGACTCATTGGCTGCGGCCAAGAACAGCCCACAACTCGAAGTGTTCCGCAAAAAAGGCATCGAAGTGCTGTTGATGACCGACCGCGTGGACGAGTGGGCCTTGAACTTTGTACAAGAGTTCGACGGCACGCCATTGCAATCGGTCGCCAAAGGCGCTGTGGACTTGGGCTCGTTGCAAGACGAGGCCGAGAAGAAGGCTGCCGAAGACGCCGCCGAAGCTTTCAAGCCCGTGCTGGCCAAGCTCAAAGAAGCCCTGAAGGACAAAGCCGACGATGTGCGCGTGACCACCCGCTTGGTTGACTCGCCCGCCTGCTTGGTGGTGAAAGACCATGGCATGTCCATGCAACTGGCCCGCATGCTCAAGCAAGCAGGTCAGCAAGCGCCTGAGATGAAACCCATCTTGGAAGTGAATGCTGAGCATGCCTTGGTGAAGAAGCTGGGCGGTGACGCCAACCCCAACTTCAACGACTTGGCGCACATCTTGTTTGACCAAGCTTTGTTAGCCGAAGGTGGTTTGCCCGAAGACCCTGCCGCCTATGTGAAACGGGTGAACGCACTCTTGGTGTAA
- a CDS encoding pseudouridine synthase has protein sequence MSDTPSELIRLNKRMAELGLCSRREADAWIEQGWVLVNGRPAEMGVKVGPNDRVEVDPRAKGHQDTQVTILLHKPMGYVSGQAEDGHEPAIMLINPRTHWAGDSSKRRFTPPHLRSLAPSGRLDIDSTGLLVLTQDGRVARQLIGEDSEMEKEYLVRVTYTGHENTAAATAASATYGGRANQLSAIGDHDRVTNNVQAVFPKAQLERLRHGLSLDGKPLKRAQVEWQNPEQLRFVLTEGKKRQIRRMCEQVGLQVVGLKRIRIGHVQLGQLPAGQWRYLGAHERF, from the coding sequence ATGTCAGACACCCCCTCAGAACTCATCCGCCTCAACAAACGCATGGCCGAACTCGGCCTGTGCTCACGCCGCGAGGCCGATGCGTGGATTGAACAAGGCTGGGTGTTGGTCAATGGCCGCCCCGCTGAAATGGGCGTGAAGGTTGGCCCGAACGACCGTGTTGAGGTGGACCCACGCGCCAAGGGCCACCAAGACACCCAAGTCACTATTCTTTTGCACAAGCCCATGGGCTATGTGAGCGGCCAAGCCGAAGACGGACATGAGCCCGCCATCATGCTGATCAACCCTCGCACGCATTGGGCGGGCGATTCGTCCAAGCGACGCTTCACGCCCCCACACTTGCGCAGCCTCGCCCCTTCGGGCCGACTCGACATCGACTCCACGGGCTTGTTGGTGTTGACGCAAGATGGACGCGTGGCACGCCAATTGATCGGTGAAGACTCGGAGATGGAAAAAGAATATTTGGTGCGCGTGACCTACACCGGCCACGAAAACACCGCCGCGGCCACCGCCGCCTCTGCCACGTACGGCGGCAGAGCGAATCAACTCAGCGCCATTGGCGACCACGACCGCGTGACCAACAATGTGCAGGCTGTGTTTCCGAAAGCGCAACTCGAACGCTTGCGCCACGGCTTGAGCTTGGACGGCAAGCCTCTCAAACGTGCACAGGTGGAATGGCAAAACCCAGAGCAACTTCGCTTTGTGTTGACCGAGGGCAAAAAACGCCAAATTCGCCGCATGTGCGAACAAGTCGGCCTTCAGGTCGTGGGCCTCAAACGCATCCGCATTGGGCACGTGCAACTGGGGCAACTGCCTGCTGGGCAGTGGCGCTACCTCGGCGCGCACGAGCGCTTTTAA
- a CDS encoding Crp/Fnr family transcriptional regulator, producing MAQTPTVYQRRRALTEQELKLIPWFGLLKENERNRIESQLVVSDPMPGDYVCRMGRQATYWFGVVEGLLKMSTDSASGRTITFTGVPPGGWFGEGTAIKRETYRYNIMALRRSVVAGLPIETFHWLLDNSIGFNRFVMNQLNERLAQFIEAREIDRSTDPDVRVARNLAALFNPTLFPGVGEILRITQQELAYLVGLSRQRVNVALNRLEEQGAIRIEYGGMRVLDLAALRASGT from the coding sequence ATGGCGCAAACACCCACCGTTTACCAGCGACGACGCGCACTGACCGAGCAAGAACTCAAGCTCATTCCGTGGTTTGGCTTGCTCAAAGAAAACGAGCGCAACCGCATTGAATCTCAGCTGGTGGTGAGCGACCCCATGCCCGGCGACTACGTGTGCCGCATGGGCCGCCAAGCCACGTATTGGTTTGGCGTGGTGGAAGGCTTGCTGAAAATGAGCACGGACAGCGCCAGTGGCCGCACCATCACCTTCACGGGCGTCCCGCCCGGCGGTTGGTTTGGCGAGGGCACGGCCATCAAGCGCGAAACGTACCGCTACAACATCATGGCCTTGCGACGCAGCGTGGTGGCAGGCTTGCCGATCGAAACGTTTCATTGGCTGCTAGACAACTCCATCGGCTTCAACCGCTTTGTAATGAACCAACTCAACGAACGCTTGGCGCAGTTCATTGAAGCGCGAGAAATTGACCGATCTACCGACCCTGACGTGCGCGTGGCACGCAACTTGGCCGCGCTGTTCAACCCCACGTTGTTTCCAGGTGTGGGCGAGATTTTGCGCATCACGCAGCAAGAGCTGGCTTACCTTGTTGGCCTGTCGCGCCAACGTGTGAATGTGGCGCTGAATCGGCTGGAAGAGCAAGGCGCGATTCGCATTGAATATGGCGGCATGCGCGTGCTCGACTTGGCGGCTTTGCGCGCCAGCGGCACTTAG
- a CDS encoding AMP-dependent synthetase/ligase, translating to MQTTFPRLLLKHASERPSAPAMREKEYGIWQTTSWADMAQMVEHMACGLHQAGLTRGEHMVVVGSNRPRLYATMLAAQSLGAIPIPLYQDAAGPECVFPLNNADVRFCVVEDQEQVDKLLEIREQCPQISHIFFDDPRGLRKYDEPGLASLEELLAAGAVFAKQHPGFYLDEVEKAHTDDVGAMFFTSGTTGNPKGVVHTHNSLINRAEAGALFDKLTSHEDVLAYLPPAWIGQNIFSYAQWLYCGYVVNCPESAATVTIDLKEVGPTYYFAPPRVFEGLLTSVMIRMEDAGVIKRNMFHYFMDVARKYGPTKMDGKSIGLVGEVLYTLGNFFVYGPLRNNLGMSRVRVAYTAGEAIGPDLFSFYRSIGVNLKQLYGSTETAVFVCLQPDHEARADTVGVPCAGVEIKVADNGEILVKSPGLLKGYYKNDAATAEVLTADGWYHTSDAGFLDAHGHLKIIDRVKDVGRIKGGSNDGAMFAPKYVENKLKFFPHIKEVVAYGDQREKVCVMINIDMEAVGNWAERQNLPYAGYTDLAQKPEVYQLIKECVEKVNADLAADELLAGSQVSRFLVLHKELDADDGELTRTNKVRRGFIAEKYDALVGALYNGATEQFIETVVKFEDGRTGSVSATLKLSDAKTFAPVGKAA from the coding sequence ATGCAGACCACGTTCCCACGACTGTTACTCAAGCATGCCAGCGAGCGCCCCAGTGCGCCAGCCATGCGCGAGAAGGAATACGGCATTTGGCAAACCACCTCTTGGGCCGATATGGCTCAAATGGTGGAGCACATGGCGTGCGGCTTGCACCAAGCAGGTTTGACGCGCGGCGAACACATGGTGGTGGTGGGTTCTAACCGTCCCCGCTTGTACGCCACCATGTTGGCGGCCCAATCGTTGGGTGCCATTCCAATTCCTTTGTACCAAGATGCCGCTGGCCCTGAGTGCGTGTTCCCGCTCAACAACGCGGACGTGCGTTTTTGCGTCGTGGAAGACCAAGAGCAAGTGGACAAGCTGCTCGAGATTCGTGAGCAATGCCCACAAATCTCACACATCTTTTTTGATGACCCACGCGGCTTGCGCAAATACGACGAGCCAGGCTTGGCCTCCCTCGAAGAGTTGCTGGCTGCTGGCGCCGTGTTTGCCAAGCAACACCCAGGCTTCTATCTGGACGAAGTGGAGAAAGCACACACCGACGACGTGGGCGCGATGTTCTTCACATCGGGCACCACAGGCAACCCCAAAGGTGTGGTGCACACGCACAACTCGCTCATCAACCGTGCTGAAGCCGGCGCCTTGTTTGACAAGCTCACTTCGCACGAAGACGTGTTGGCGTATTTGCCACCCGCTTGGATTGGCCAAAACATTTTCAGCTACGCCCAGTGGTTGTATTGCGGTTATGTGGTGAACTGCCCCGAGTCAGCCGCCACCGTCACCATCGACTTGAAGGAAGTCGGCCCCACTTACTACTTCGCGCCACCCCGCGTGTTTGAAGGCTTGCTCACCAGCGTGATGATTCGCATGGAAGATGCTGGCGTCATCAAGCGCAACATGTTCCATTACTTCATGGATGTGGCTCGCAAATACGGCCCCACCAAAATGGACGGCAAGTCGATTGGTTTGGTAGGCGAAGTGCTCTACACCTTGGGCAATTTCTTTGTCTACGGCCCGCTGCGCAACAACCTCGGTATGAGCCGCGTGCGCGTGGCCTACACCGCCGGTGAGGCGATTGGTCCCGATTTGTTCAGCTTCTACCGTTCCATCGGTGTGAACTTGAAGCAGCTCTATGGCTCCACCGAAACCGCCGTGTTCGTCTGCTTGCAGCCCGACCACGAAGCACGCGCCGACACCGTGGGCGTGCCCTGCGCGGGCGTTGAAATCAAAGTCGCCGACAACGGTGAAATCTTGGTCAAGTCGCCAGGTTTGCTTAAAGGCTATTACAAAAACGACGCAGCCACGGCTGAAGTGCTGACCGCCGATGGCTGGTACCACACCAGCGACGCGGGCTTCTTGGATGCGCATGGCCATTTGAAAATCATTGACCGCGTCAAAGACGTGGGCCGCATCAAAGGCGGCAGCAACGACGGCGCCATGTTTGCGCCCAAGTACGTCGAGAACAAACTCAAGTTTTTCCCGCACATCAAAGAAGTGGTGGCCTATGGCGACCAACGCGAAAAAGTGTGCGTGATGATCAACATCGACATGGAAGCCGTGGGTAATTGGGCTGAGCGTCAAAACCTGCCTTACGCCGGCTATACCGATTTGGCGCAAAAGCCTGAGGTGTATCAGTTGATCAAAGAGTGCGTTGAGAAGGTCAATGCTGATCTCGCTGCTGACGAACTCTTGGCCGGTAGCCAAGTGAGCCGCTTCCTCGTGTTGCACAAAGAACTCGATGCCGATGATGGCGAACTCACCCGTACCAACAAAGTGCGTCGCGGTTTCATCGCCGAAAAATACGACGCCTTGGTGGGCGCCCTGTACAACGGCGCGACCGAGCAATTCATTGAAACCGTGGTGAAGTTTGAAGACGGTCGCACCGGCAGCGTGAGCGCCACGCTCAAACTGTCTGACGCCAAAACCTTCGCGCCTGTGGGGAAAGCAGCATGA
- a CDS encoding ABC transporter ATP-binding protein — MSKKIGDVILDVKNISLRFGGVKALTDISFNVREHEVRAIIGPNGAGKSSMLNCINGVYTPSEGSITFRGQTFDHMDSHQVATMGIARTFQNLALFKGMSVIDNIMTGRNLRIKSNLFMQALRIGPAQREEEEHREKVEHIIDFLEIQAHRKTPVGQLPYGLQKRVDLGRALAMEPQVLLLDEPMAGMNVEEKQDMCRFILDVNEEFGTTIVLIEHDMGVVMDISDRVVVLDYGKKIGDGTPDEVRNNEEVISAYLGTSH, encoded by the coding sequence ATGAGCAAGAAAATCGGCGACGTCATCCTCGACGTCAAAAACATCAGTTTGCGTTTCGGTGGCGTCAAGGCGCTGACCGACATTTCCTTCAACGTGCGCGAGCACGAAGTGCGCGCCATCATTGGCCCCAACGGTGCGGGCAAGAGCTCCATGCTCAACTGCATCAACGGGGTGTACACGCCTTCAGAAGGTTCCATCACTTTCCGCGGTCAAACCTTCGACCACATGGACAGCCACCAAGTGGCCACCATGGGCATTGCGCGCACCTTCCAAAACTTGGCCTTGTTCAAAGGCATGAGCGTGATTGACAACATCATGACGGGCCGCAACCTGCGCATCAAGAGCAACCTGTTCATGCAGGCCTTGCGCATCGGCCCCGCACAACGCGAGGAAGAAGAGCATCGCGAAAAGGTTGAACACATCATCGACTTTTTGGAAATCCAAGCGCACCGCAAAACGCCTGTGGGCCAGCTGCCCTACGGTTTGCAAAAGCGCGTCGACTTAGGTCGCGCCTTGGCGATGGAGCCACAAGTGTTGCTGCTCGACGAACCCATGGCCGGCATGAACGTCGAAGAGAAACAAGACATGTGCCGCTTCATTTTGGATGTGAACGAAGAGTTCGGCACCACCATCGTGTTGATTGAACACGACATGGGCGTGGTGATGGACATTTCGGATCGCGTGGTCGTGCTTGACTACGGCAAAAAGATTGGCGATGGCACCCCCGATGAGGTGCGCAACAACGAGGAAGTCATCAGCGCTTACCTCGGCACTTCACACTAA